CATGAATTAAGAATTAAACTTTCAGGATCACAAATTAGAATTCTATATTTCTTTTGTTATAAATATTATATAATACTTACGAATCAATTTGTTAAAAATACGGATAAAGTTCCTAAAGCAGAAATTAATAAAGCCGTTAAAAGAAGAGAATCTTTCTTACAAAAATATACAGAAAAAATCTTAAAGGAGTTAAATTTATGAGATCGTTAAAGAATCATTTAGATAATAAGTTAAAAAGTAAATCTTTTAAGGAAAAATTTGAAGAAGAGAAAGAACTTGTTAATATCTCTATTGAACTGCAATCTTTGAGAGAAAAAAAAGGACTATCCCAATCTGATCTAGCGAAAAAAGCACATGTTACACAGCAGCAATTATCGAAAATTGAAAATGGAGTAAATTGCAATTTATCTACTTTTTTAAAAGTATGTCATGCGTTAGATTTAGAGAT
This genomic stretch from Leptospira wolbachii serovar Codice str. CDC harbors:
- a CDS encoding helix-turn-helix domain-containing protein, translating into MRSLKNHLDNKLKSKSFKEKFEEEKELVNISIELQSLREKKGLSQSDLAKKAHVTQQQLSKIENGVNCNLSTFLKVCHALDLEISIKNRKLSA
- a CDS encoding type II toxin-antitoxin system RelE/ParE family toxin; this translates as MSTKWKILYFTEKENQPSEIEIFINSKDERNQAKIFAWLDKLAELGPNLPRPYADLLIDGIHELRIKLSGSQIRILYFFCYKYYIILTNQFVKNTDKVPKAEINKAVKRRESFLQKYTEKILKELNL